From the genome of Bubalus bubalis isolate 160015118507 breed Murrah chromosome 2, NDDB_SH_1, whole genome shotgun sequence, one region includes:
- the ENPP4 gene encoding bis(5'-adenosyl)-triphosphatase ENPP4, with translation MKLLLMLLFSGLMTGCRGNSSSASPPKLLLVSFDGFRADYLQNYEFPHLQNFIKEGVLVEQVKNVFITKTFPNHYSIVTGLYEESHGIVANSMYDVNTKKHFSDHNDKDPFWWNEAVPIWVTNQLQDNRSSAAAMWPGTDVPIHNSTPSYFMNYSPSVSFRERLGNVTTWLSSSNPPVTFATLYWEEPDASGHKYGPEDKENMRRVLEEIDEHIGELVHRLKVLGLWESLNVIITSDHGMTQCSKDRVINLDGCLDPSYYTLIDLTPVAAILPKINKTKVYSKLKVCNPHMNVYLKEDIPARFHYQHSDRIQPIILVADEGWTIVLNKSSLKLGDHGYDNSLPSMNPFLAAHGPAFHKGYKHSTINTVDIYPMMCHILGLKPHPNNGTFGHTKCLLVDQWCINLPEAIGIVIGALLVLTTLTCLIIIMQNRVSGPRPFSRLQLQEDDDDPLIG, from the exons ATGAAGCTACTGTTGATGCTTTTGTTTTCGGGACTTATGACTGGCTGTAGAGGGAACTCTTCCTCTGCTTCACCACCTAAGTTACTGCTGGTATCCTTTGATGGCTTCAGAGCTGACTATCTGCAGAACTATGAATTTCCTCATCTCCAGAATTTTATCAAAGAAGGTGTCTTGGTAGAGCAGgttaaaaatgtctttatcacAAAAACGTTTCCAAACCACTACAGCATCGTGACGGGCCTGTATGAAGAAAGCCATGGCATCGTGGCTAATTCCATGTATGACGTCAacacaaagaaacatttttctgaccacaatgacAAGGACCCGTTTTGGTGGAATGAGGCAGTCCCCATCTGGGTGACCAATCAGCTTCAGGACAACAGATCGAGTGCTGCTGCTATGTGGCCCGGTACCGACGTGCCCATTCACAATAGCACGCCTTCCTATTTCATGAACTACAGCCCCTCGGTGTCATTTAGGGAAAGGCTCGGTAATGTCACCACTTGGCTGAGCAGTTCGAACCCACCAGTGACCTTTGCGACACTCTATTGGGAGGAACCAGATGCTAGCGGCCACAAATACGGCCctgaagataaagaaaacatgcGCCGAGTGCTGGAAGAAATAGATGAACACATTGGTGAACTGGTTCACAGACTCAAGGTGTTAGGACTGTGGGAGAGTCTTAATGTGATCATTACAAGTGATCACGGGATGACCCAGTGTTCTAAAGACAGGGTGATAAACTTGGATGGCTGCCTCGACCCCTCATACTACACTCTTATAGACTTGACCCCAGTTGCTGCTATACTTcccaaaataa aTAAAACAAAGGTTTACAGCAAACTGAAAGTCTGTAACCCTCACATGAATGTTTATCTCAAAGAAGACATTCCTGCCAGGTTTCACTATCAACATAGTGATCGAATTCAGCCTATTATTTTGGTTGCTGATGAAGGCTGGACAATTGTGCTAAATAAATCATCGCTAAAAT TAGGTGACCACGGTTACGATAATTCTCTGCCTAGTATGAATCCATTTCTAGCTGCCCATGGTCCTGCATTTCACAAAGGCTACAAACACAGCACCATTAATACGGTGGATATTTATCCAATGATGTGCCACATCCTGGGATTGAAGCCACATCCCAACAATGGAACCTTTGGTCACACCAAGTGTCTGTTAGTGGACCAGTGGTGCATTAACCTCCCAGAAGCCATTGGAATTGTTATTGGGGCACTCCTGGTCTTGACCACGCTGACCTGCCTCATCATTATCATGCAGAACAGAGTCTCCGGGCCCCGGCCATTTTCCCGACTTCAGCTCCAAGAAGATGATGATGATCCGTTGATTGGGTAA